GCTCCATAATTATATTATCTGGAGTTTATggcaaaaggtttttttttaaagaattcctTTTAGTTTTCAGTGTGTAGTTTTAGGTTTTTGGCCCTTGTTTTCAGGCTTGTACAGAATCCACTGATGCAGGTGAACTAAAACTGCAGATGCTcacaattaattaaaattaattttagaattaAGAATTAGGTTACTAttgaaaatatgaatatttttcttttaatttttaggttTAACAGTGATGTTATTAAAATGTACCACAATGTAGTAGAAAGAACATAGGAATACTTGTAAAATGTGACACATAGGAACTATTTTAGAATTTACCTGCAGTTTAGGGTGAATAATAGCAATAACTTCATCATTCTTATTCCTGGGATAATCTACTTTCTCCgttattttaaaaacctcaaTTGTGCAGGGTGGAAATTCCTTTCCTAGAAAGAATAAATGTCATTTAATGCCAGAATGAACAACTGCCTGTTAAAAAGAACAATGCattatttattctctttagAATGGCTTAAATCATTAGGTTGCACCTCATCAAAGTTTACACCCTAGTGATTGGCTCATTTATCATGAAAatgcccagctcctgctttggTTGTCCCCTTGAAACCAAGTTGCAGAAAGTTTGTCCAGTCGTGTCCTGTGGCATATGAAGCCCAGATCTAAATTTGGTGCTAAAATGTgacttttggttttattctttaaaagatgtattttgCAGATGAAGAACCCACTGAAAAGCCTGTGTTTACTAGTGCTGCACAACACAGGATGGTACTGGTGCTATTTAATGCTCACCATTCCAGCACAATAATGGAGATTCTGACCTGTACAATTATATTCTTTTCCCTCTAGTacccaaaaaaagcccactCAAACTGTACTCTAAAAGAAGGCCACATTCTGTCATTGCTTACTCTACCTTCATTAAAAAGTTGCACAAAATCAAGGCCGTGTTTGATAATCTTTCTCATTTTGTCCAAAATATCAGCTCTAAGAACACCTTGTGGCTGGGGACCCACCTCCACACCTGTTTGCAGATGAAGGAGATCATTATTACAACCATAATATACCACATGCTTAGGTTACACATCAAAAATAGGTATCTGTTTTGATCTGGCTTATGATTGAGAGGAACTGTAAAGtagaaaaatctgatttttttagtattttttttttaaggcaagcAGAAAATTTAGTCTCAGTTTAAATAACCATATATACATTTTTGAGAGTGCTACTAGGCTAAGAGGAAGTGTCACTCTAGAGATTTGtttcttgtattatttttttttttcatcctatcTTTCCATGCATTTGTTTAATATGAAAAGCAATCTAATAAGTTTTTTCTAGATTTATAATTCCATAAATAAGAAACTTAACCACTACCATGCAGAACATCATTTCCCCCTTCCTTGATCacatcttctcttttcttcttggcTAACAAACCAGTGTTTCAGCCAAGGCTTATTTAGAGGatgtaaacatttattttcagaagctgtTGCTTCTTCCTTGTCCTCATAgatgataaatattttctgcaaacaCTGGGTTAactcttcagaagaaataaatttatgtCAAACATACCATGAATCAAAAAGCTACTGGTGATCAAGGCACTGTGTATAACAAAGAACAGATCTGGAAACAGGcaactattaaaatattttatgatgaattaaaataatctttagtTTTCATATTTACCAACAGGATGTTTTGCTACAGATCGAGTTGTTGCATATTTCAAGCTAGGATGTTCAATCAGCAAAACAGGACAGTGTTCTGGAGCCAGAGCATTCTGTGGAGattgtttaaaaatgtctttgttatgcaaatatttttaaatgttgtgcCACAAAAGATTACTGATGCAGAAGTGATTTACACAATGTCTTCAATATGTTGCCTTTATTTCTTGGCCCTCCAAGAAGTGGGACATCTTTAGAAAACATACAAAGCTGTATTTGTTGCCTCCTTTCCATTAAGTCATGCCAGGCATGCTCCACTGAACTTTGCTGTCTCCTAATGAAACTGAACACAGTTGTAGTCTTAAACTGttaacaggaagaaaaaactcTATCTATCAGAGTTCAAAAACTTAGAATACTGTAAAGCAGATTTCAAGTACTTTTTGTGTTAGATTTGACTCTCTTATGGGGACACAGATTCTTAATTAAGCCTTATTTTAACCTCTTTCAATTTACATAGAAATCTGTTTCAGGTCTCTCTCCTGGTGCCTACCATGGCTCTTCATGTAATTTTAGTTGTAAGCTTTTGGaatcttcaaatattttataaacacTTAAATGGGATGTatgtaataagaaaaaaaatcaagcattaTAATATATGCTGTTTCTatggcaagaaaataaattaaattccaTACCACTGGCCAAATCTTGATTTCATCAGTCATTCTCTAGGTTACTGGTATTTCAAACAGTTAAACCAGCACTTCTGCAAAGCTCACTCTACCAGTGCTTAGCAGGTTCAGAAGAAGCAATCAAACAGCTTCCAAAGATATCATTATTCCTGTAAGTACTGATGAAGGGAGTGTTTGTCATTACCTGGTTCCATTATTCTTGTCTTTATTTCATAAAACTAATGTTTAACTATTTAGCATGTGAGACAAATTTATCCAAGTTGCTGACAGATCAGTGTGAAACCAAATTAAATTACATTCATTTTCATAGATGTTATTCTGAGCATTCCTCTTTATCCATCCATCTTAATACTCTTTTAATACATTAAGATTATGATGAGTTCAAGTCTGAATTACCTAATATTATAATCAAATAATTAATTATCtctgattaaaagaaaaaccatcCTATAagtgattaaatattttaagcagttttgcagaataaaaaatagTATCTTTAAAGAAACTACAAAATATAGTAATACAACATTACAACTAATAATCTATTTTAATAGttcatttaaattacttttaccTTGATATAATGAACCATTTGAATTGTAAAGTCATCCCTGGAGTTTTCAAGTATAAGGGTACCACCCATGTTAGAAGTGGTGTTGTGAAGGTCAAAAATTAGGTCATAGGCATCATCACTACCTTTTGGGCCAAATATCTGATTGATTTCCTGAGCCCTTCTCACTTCATATGGAATATCTTCCACCTCTGTCCTGCTGTTAATATCAGTACAAAGAAATTAGTAAACTCATTCCATGCTTTACAGTCAACAAAATATGtataccttttctttttactttatttctatAATTGAGTTGAAATCCCCTATTTAGTTACCAAAATGATACAACTTGGTGAAGCTGTGCTTGAAAAAAGCAACTATGATTGTTAAACAGGTCTTACTATTATGTATCTTGTGGACAAGTCTAgtaagaaatgtaattttttctgaCGTTACCTGCAGACTATTTACTTCTCAAATCTCTTTACATCTTAAAATTCCCTCCTGTGCAGAAAACTGAGTATTTATCAAGAACTTAAACCACTTCCAAGAGTGGACCCACCTCCCACAGAAGCTGGTGTTCAGCTATTGGTCCATGTCCTTCTACCTAGGGCATCACTCACCAGCTCTTTAGTAACTTGCTTTGGTTCTTGTCTTCTCGTGTTCTGATCAGACTTTTGCTGCCTCAGATCTGTTCCTCTGAAGTTTTAATACTTAAAGTGGGCTGAGGGAAGGCCCAAGATCAGCTCCCTGGCTGTATAAGGGCACTGTGGGGAAACTGCAGTATGACAAAGATGCCTTAAATATTAACATATTGTAGAGAGATGTTGGAGGTTCAGGTTTGTTCTGCACAGAGAGCAGAACTGGTTTTGATGACCAGTTTGGGACACTACCTAAGTACAGCCTAAACAAACCTAACATCTTTTGtattaaattcagttttctttctcagtaCAGCTCAAGATTTGTGGTATTTCAATTGTGGATGAAAAAACTGGTGTTAAGTTGCATAATGAAAGTTTTGTGAAATACTAGCAAAACATCTTTTTAACTGCATGGAAATGTAAGCATCAGAAAAGGTTGCTGAGGAAAATTATGGGATCACCACTGCTGGAGTATCAGAAATGTCAGGACATAATCTATTAGAAATGCCTGATCTGGTGGGAAGTGAGGTGGATTAGAATTTTTACATGAGCTCCTTATgctcctttttctatttttatgaTTCCATCTATCACATAATCTGTCTTTCTATTCTCTAGTTATATCTTTGAAATTCAAGGTTTCTTCACATAAAACTGTTAATATTTGGTTTGAAGCAAATGAGACCTTTAATTTCAGTAGTATCAGGACTTCTCTTATTTTATAAAATCGTTTGTAACACTGAAGAACCTACGTGGAAAGGGATCAGGTGAAGGTATTTCAAAAAGGCAGTAGTTGTAACAGAAGTGGCAACTTAATAGGATTTACTGAGgaacagtttaaaaacaaaggcAACCTGCAGGTGTCTTAAGTTGCTATTTTTTCAAGTGTCATGTTcaaagcagctgaaagcaaacaaaaccactttttttttttttttaatgtttgtccTAAGTAAGCAAATAAAAGAATGGTCTCAACACTTAGATGTTAAAAAGTCTGCTTATCTgtatataataataaacaaCAAAATTCTAAGATGAGAAGCTAGATGAAAAGACATGCAGGGTGAGGATAACCATGTTTACAAAAATCTGTGATGTTTCTTTCTGTGGtatttaccttttcctttctgaaacatAACTGCCTGCTTAGCATACAGCTATAGCAAGCATAAGAATATTTATTCAGCAAAGTACATCTCTGGGATAGATGTCTCAAAAGTAGAGAAAcataaaatgtcattaaaaatatgaaatccTTTACTATTTTGCAGCAATTATAGGTTgtatttattctaaaataatgGGTCATTTAAATTACTGAGACTTTCTAGGTATCATTTTGCCACAGAATACATAATTTCTAACTTTGCTAATTTAAAGTTTTAATCTTTTACTGTAAATAACTGAAATTAAACACACTTCCCTGATTTCTATGCTATTCTTTCAGATACTCAAATGTCTACCTTGAAATTGCTTTTATCTGCTATCTTCCTGCAGGTATAATTGTATTCAGAAGAGCTCCAAAGATGAATTGCACAGGAAGAGGTGAGAAATAATGACTTTGCAAGTCAGAACAACACCACTTAAGTTTACATAAATGCAACTAATCTGATACTAGCTTAAAATGGTGATTTTAAGTTTGTATTGGTTTGTGACTCATTCTGCTAGCAATCGTTTTCAAATGAATCTGTTAACACTCATgcaatttgttctttttttgggtTAAAGGTCAGTAATTTCAGTTATGTGACTGCACAGTTAAAATAGTAGTGGAACTTGTGTTAACATTTTAATCTGGTAAGGGAGCTCCTTAcgattttaaaaaacagcaaagtAAAACAACAGAAAGTATAACTCTTCTTACCCAAGATTATCAGGGTCAAAAACACGGTTCAGATCACAGTCAATATATCTAGTACACTTCTTCACAGCTCTTGGGTTGGTAAGAAATGGTTTCACTTCCACTCCTGTTCTTTGAATCTCAGCTCCATTCTCTTGCCAGTGCTTGACCAAAAATACCCCTGACAACTCATTGCCATGAGTTCCCCCGAAGACAGCAACACGTCTTACTGGAGGTTTAGCAACAACAGAAGAGGAAGTCATGCTTTTCAGCAGCTCTAAGAattgctgaaagcaaaacagaaaataacgataaaacttctgtttccaaaaaaaaaaaaaaaaaaaaaaaaaaaagaaaaaaagaattatttttactcttttaaatAGGAAATTCTTTAAGCCTGTTTCAGGTCAGATGTGAATGAAAGTGAATTAACATTTCTCAAGCAGTTCTAGAGTCCCGTTGGGAGGTGGGGAGTTGCTAAGCTGACACTCCTCCCTCCCGGGAGCCCTCCCCTTCACTGACCATACTTAGTAATATCTC
Above is a window of Heliangelus exortis chromosome 21, bHelExo1.hap1, whole genome shotgun sequence DNA encoding:
- the ASPA gene encoding aspartoacylase isoform X2; this translates as MTSSSVVAKPPVRRVAVFGGTHGNELSGVFLVKHWQENGAEIQRTGVEVKPFLTNPRAVKKCTRYIDCDLNRVFDPDNLGRTEVEDIPYEVRRAQEINQIFGPKGSDDAYDLIFDLHNTTSNMGGTLILENSRDDFTIQMVHYIKNALAPEHCPVLLIEHPSLKYATTRSVAKHPVGVEVGPQPQGVLRADILDKMRKIIKHGLDFVQLFNEGKEFPPCTIEVFKITEKVDYPRNKNDEVIAIIHPKLQDQDWQPLSNGDPLFLTLAGEVIAYKGDCTVYPTFINEAAYYEKKQAFVKTLKMKLTAKHIRCSVLDPKTS
- the ASPA gene encoding aspartoacylase isoform X1, which translates into the protein MLNEQFLELLKSMTSSSVVAKPPVRRVAVFGGTHGNELSGVFLVKHWQENGAEIQRTGVEVKPFLTNPRAVKKCTRYIDCDLNRVFDPDNLGRTEVEDIPYEVRRAQEINQIFGPKGSDDAYDLIFDLHNTTSNMGGTLILENSRDDFTIQMVHYIKNALAPEHCPVLLIEHPSLKYATTRSVAKHPVGVEVGPQPQGVLRADILDKMRKIIKHGLDFVQLFNEGKEFPPCTIEVFKITEKVDYPRNKNDEVIAIIHPKLQDQDWQPLSNGDPLFLTLAGEVIAYKGDCTVYPTFINEAAYYEKKQAFVKTLKMKLTAKHIRCSVLDPKTS
- the ASPA gene encoding aspartoacylase isoform X3, which codes for MLNEQFLELLKSMTSSSVVAKPPVRRVAVFGGTHGNELSGVFLVKHWQENGAEIQRTGVEVKPFLTNPRAVKKCTRYIDCDLNRVFDPDNLGRTEVEDIPYEVRRAQEINQIFGPKGSDDAYDLIFDLHNTTSNMGGTLILENSRDDFTIQMVHYIKNALAPEHCPVLLIEHPSLKYATTRSVAKHPVGKEFPPCTIEVFKITEKVDYPRNKNDEVIAIIHPKLQDQDWQPLSNGDPLFLTLAGEVIAYKGDCTVYPTFINEAAYYEKKQAFVKTLKMKLTAKHIRCSVLDPKTS